From a region of the Roseivirga sp. 4D4 genome:
- a CDS encoding VCBS repeat-containing protein — translation MNKSLLRLATFFSLAIIFISCSEPEQNDGLFKLLSPRESGIRFNNEMRENREINLLSFAPIYNGAGVAIGDLNNDGLEDVFFTGNFVSSKLYLNKGGLKFDDITEEAGVETEAWCNGVSIVDINADGFNDIYIAVSNPDSTKRENLLFINNGDLTFSEQAKAYGLNDNGHSTHSAFFDYDLDGDLDMYLLTYGNNEGTDLKMVNKKIVDGTGLSNDRLYRNNGDNTFTDVTLEAGILIEGYGLGVAVNDLNNDLYPDLYISNDFLFDDIVYINNQDGTFSDMSKAYLKHTSHFGMGVDVQDFNNDLLPDVVQVDMMPEDNYRQKKILGPMHYDFYNLSIKEGYTPQYMRNTLQMNQGEKGFSEIGQFAGINETDWSWAPVFADYDANGNKDLIITNGFRRNVTDWDFRNYISEQLEIAKGKGEDPDEVALAIVKKTNDLKLPNYAYAYNGDLTFTDVTTDWGLSAPTWSNGMAYADLDQDGDLDIVISNIDDHAYVYENRLEQQEIKPNYLKVRLKGTKENPDGIGAKIIVEQGGVKRTHYQSKTRGYLSNVTSEIYFGFGENLSPAEVTVIWPNGQSETKAATLNATLTFEVGDSGDNVIAIDETNLSSGNLASNYGLSHITPENDFVDFYFEPLLPHRLSQSGPALAKGDVNGDRLEDLFVGGSAGNAGYIFTQTSNGKFRKSPLGGSIDSEDIDATFLDFDQDGDLDLYVASGSNEFDADSPEYQDRIYINNGRGKFSLGDGILPEMLTSSGSVSASDFDGDGDTDLFVGGRLDPKKYPMPGTSYILRNDGGKFSDITEEVSSGLQKVGMVTTSEWADIDDDNDLDLILAGEFMPVTVFVQQEGKFTNATNALGLSTYTGWWKTIYLEDLNEDGKLDIIAGNLGENTKYDVSIDQPISVFAKDYDDNGMIDAIMSCFIGGEEHVLHSKSTLEQQVIRFKKRYVKHEEFAKATFAEVIPPEIRDGAYVLKANTFNHMVFLSSSDGYKAVMLPKETQIAPLQSIVASDGNLLLSGNDYGTEVTVGQYDASHGFVISFDKSSQEFVVNRDSNYRASGNIKSALKLQVGNESIIVHGASGEGLYVSRVN, via the coding sequence GAGCCAGAGCAAAATGATGGGCTTTTCAAATTGTTAAGCCCAAGAGAGTCTGGCATTCGCTTTAACAATGAAATGCGCGAAAACAGAGAGATTAACCTCCTTAGTTTTGCACCCATCTATAATGGTGCTGGAGTGGCGATAGGCGACTTGAACAATGACGGTCTCGAGGATGTCTTTTTCACTGGAAATTTTGTGTCAAGCAAGCTTTACTTGAATAAAGGGGGTTTGAAATTCGATGATATCACAGAAGAGGCTGGTGTTGAAACAGAGGCATGGTGTAATGGTGTCTCAATCGTTGACATCAATGCTGATGGCTTTAATGACATTTATATTGCCGTATCGAACCCTGACAGTACCAAAAGGGAAAACTTACTTTTTATTAATAATGGTGACCTGACTTTCTCTGAACAAGCCAAGGCTTACGGACTGAATGACAATGGCCACTCAACACATTCTGCATTCTTTGACTATGATCTGGATGGAGATCTGGACATGTACCTTTTAACCTATGGTAATAATGAGGGTACCGATTTAAAAATGGTCAACAAAAAGATCGTTGATGGTACGGGGCTTTCCAACGACAGGCTTTACCGAAATAATGGAGACAACACTTTTACTGATGTCACCTTGGAAGCAGGAATTCTCATCGAGGGTTATGGACTAGGAGTTGCTGTGAATGATTTAAATAATGACCTCTATCCCGATCTTTACATAAGTAATGATTTCCTATTCGATGATATCGTCTACATCAATAATCAGGATGGAACATTTAGTGACATGTCAAAAGCATATCTAAAGCATACCAGCCATTTTGGGATGGGTGTAGATGTTCAGGACTTCAACAATGACTTGTTACCTGATGTGGTTCAAGTGGATATGATGCCCGAGGACAACTATCGACAGAAGAAGATTCTCGGTCCAATGCATTACGACTTCTATAACCTTTCTATCAAAGAAGGTTATACCCCGCAGTATATGCGAAATACGTTACAAATGAATCAGGGGGAAAAGGGATTTTCAGAGATAGGTCAGTTTGCTGGCATCAATGAGACCGACTGGAGTTGGGCTCCCGTCTTCGCGGATTATGATGCGAACGGAAACAAAGACCTGATCATTACCAACGGCTTTAGAAGAAACGTCACTGATTGGGATTTTCGAAACTACATTAGTGAGCAGCTGGAAATTGCCAAAGGAAAAGGAGAAGACCCTGATGAGGTGGCATTAGCCATTGTCAAAAAAACCAACGATCTAAAGCTTCCAAACTATGCTTACGCCTACAATGGAGACTTAACTTTTACAGATGTCACCACCGATTGGGGACTTTCAGCACCTACCTGGTCCAATGGAATGGCCTATGCCGATCTAGACCAAGATGGCGATCTAGACATAGTGATTTCCAATATCGATGACCATGCCTATGTCTATGAAAATCGTTTGGAACAGCAGGAAATCAAACCCAACTACTTAAAGGTAAGACTGAAGGGTACCAAAGAGAATCCCGATGGTATTGGTGCCAAAATCATCGTGGAACAGGGAGGTGTAAAGCGAACTCACTACCAATCCAAAACCCGTGGCTACCTCTCCAATGTCACATCAGAAATTTATTTTGGTTTTGGAGAGAACTTATCACCAGCAGAGGTCACAGTTATATGGCCGAATGGGCAATCTGAAACAAAGGCAGCAACTTTAAATGCCACACTGACTTTTGAAGTAGGAGATTCCGGAGATAATGTAATCGCTATCGATGAAACCAATTTAAGCTCTGGAAACCTAGCTAGTAATTACGGACTAAGTCACATCACTCCCGAAAACGACTTTGTGGATTTCTATTTCGAGCCTCTCCTTCCACATAGACTATCACAATCAGGGCCTGCATTAGCAAAAGGTGATGTAAATGGTGATAGACTGGAAGATTTATTTGTTGGTGGTTCCGCTGGGAACGCAGGATACATTTTCACCCAAACCAGTAATGGAAAATTTAGAAAAAGTCCATTAGGCGGATCAATAGACTCAGAAGACATCGATGCTACCTTCTTGGATTTCGATCAAGATGGAGACCTTGATCTCTATGTTGCTTCTGGCAGTAACGAATTTGATGCCGACAGTCCAGAGTATCAAGACAGAATTTACATTAACAATGGAAGAGGTAAGTTCAGCCTGGGTGATGGTATACTTCCAGAAATGTTGACGAGTTCGGGCTCTGTCTCAGCTTCCGACTTTGATGGCGATGGCGATACGGATCTTTTTGTGGGAGGACGTTTAGACCCAAAGAAATACCCAATGCCTGGGACTTCGTATATTTTAAGAAATGATGGAGGTAAATTTTCAGACATTACTGAAGAAGTTTCTTCTGGGCTTCAAAAAGTAGGTATGGTTACCACCTCAGAATGGGCGGACATTGATGACGACAATGACCTTGACTTGATTCTGGCCGGAGAATTTATGCCCGTCACGGTTTTTGTACAGCAGGAAGGAAAATTTACGAATGCCACTAACGCGTTGGGCTTAAGTACCTACACTGGATGGTGGAAAACAATCTATCTGGAAGATCTCAATGAGGACGGAAAGCTTGACATAATTGCCGGTAATTTAGGAGAAAATACGAAGTATGATGTTAGTATTGATCAGCCTATAAGTGTTTTTGCCAAAGACTACGATGACAATGGTATGATTGATGCCATTATGAGTTGCTTCATAGGTGGAGAAGAGCACGTACTTCACTCAAAAAGTACTTTAGAGCAGCAAGTCATCCGCTTCAAGAAAAGATATGTTAAACACGAAGAGTTTGCAAAAGCCACCTTTGCTGAGGTTATTCCTCCCGAAATTCGTGATGGAGCTTACGTGCTAAAGGCAAACACCTTTAATCACATGGTATTCTTAAGCTCTTCAGACGGGTATAAGGCTGTTATGCTTCCGAAAGAGACGCAAATAGCACCTTTACAATCGATAGTCGCCTCAGATGGCAATTTACTTTTGAGTGGAAATGACTATGGCACTGAAGTAACCGTAGGTCAGTATGATGCAAGCCATGGCTTTGTTATATCATTTGACAAGTCAAGCCAAGAGTTTGTGGTGAACAGAGATTCAAACTACCGAGCAAGTGGTAATATAAAATCTGCACTTAAACTCCAGGTTGGTAATGAATCCATCATTGTCCATGGAGCTAGTGGTGAGGGTCTCTACGTTAGTCGGGTAAACTAG